In Flavobacterium sp. GSB-24, the genomic window ACTTTTAAGAAAGTTGATTTTCCAGCACCATTGGCTCCAATAACGCCGTAAATATTTCCGTGAGTGAAAGTGGTATTTACTTCGTCAAACAAAATTCGTTTGCCAAATTGAACTGATAAATTATTGACTGTTAACATGAATGTCTTTTTAATTAATTTGGTGCAAAAGTACGGAAAAAGGTTCAGAGTTGCAAAGATGTCGGAATGTGAAATGTAAATTGTAAAATATGAAATGATTACCCTAAAAACTTCTAACTTCTAAGCTTTTACAATTTACTTTCCTTCGCCAGCGCAACTTCCAGACTTTCAAAATTCGGAAGGACTTTAGAAATTAAACCTTCTTTATTAAGAATAAAATGTGTTGGAAATGAATTCAACTGCAAAGATTCATTCATATATTCTTTCATATCTGGAACTACCGAATATGACAATGGTTTTCTAGCCAAAAATGTTTTTAATTGTTCTGGTGAATCTTCGGCTAAACTCATAAAAACAATATCTTTTCGATCTTTATATTCTTCAACCAATTTATTGACTTGCGGAAATTCTTTTATACAAGGTGTACAATGAATGTACCAGCATTTTATCACTATGATTTTTCCTTTCATGGATTCGTTGGTCACCAAATTTCCATTTAAATCCTTAAAGGAGAATTTCGGAAAAACAGTTCCTTCCATTTTATAATTTTTGTAAGCGTCAAAACCAATCTGATTGATTGTCGCTTTTATGCTTGTATCTGTCTTTGGCAGAATTTTGAACAACTTATAATAGTATGTAGAGTTATCTGATTTTAACCGAATTGGAATAAAATTTCCATTTGCTAATTGATCAAAAAAAGCCTCTTTCGAAATTTCTTTAGAAGAAGAATCAAGAGCTGTAAAATCTCGCGAAAGCATTATTTTTTTATTCTGATAAACCGACCATTCCATATAGTTTTTCTGAATTTGAATGGGATCAACTTCGGGATTTCCGAATTTGTTTTGGGCCGAACAGAAATTAAGAATTAAAAGAAAAGTATTTATGTAAATGAATTTATGCATGAGTTTTAATCAGATATAATGAGTTTCAAAAGTACTTAAAAATCTATGGAGTTTTTAGAACAAAACTTTTACTTTTTTACAACTAAAAATGACAACTTGGCTAATTTTGACAATTTCACTGTGTAAAAAATAAAATTAAACAGATTGTCATTCTTTTTTGAAAGTTTATTTAAATGTTAATGTGATTTCCTTATATTCGCAAAAAATTCTGACTAAAAATGACGTTTCCTTTTCAATTTGAAATTTTTGAAAAAACTTTTTACTGGCATTTTATATTTGAAACGTTAGCTTTTTTTGTTGGAATAAGAATGTATTATTTTTTAAAAAAGAGAACTCAAGATTCAATATCAGACACCAATCGTTTAGTTATTATGATCGGAGCAATGGTTGGAGCGTTGATCGGATCGCGATTTATTGCTTTATTAGAAAATCCATCTCAAATAACCCATCAAACTTTTTTAACCTTATATCAAAATAAAACGGTTGCAGGCGGGTTTCTAGGAGGATTATTTGGTGTCGAGCTTATAAAAAAAGCGATTGGAGAAAAATCTTCGTCGGGAGATTTATACGTAATTCCAATAATAACTGCTTTGTTTATTGGACGTATTGGATGTTTTTCGATGGGAATGGCAGAACCTACTTACGGGATAGAAACTAACTTTTTTACAGGAATTAATTTAGGTGACGGTTTAAAAAGACATCCTATTGCATTATACGAAATGTTTTTCATGATTCTGCTTTTCATCTTTTTTCAAAGTATAAAAAATAAAGCTCTGCTGAATGGTGACCGTTTTAAAATCTTTATGATTTTATATTTTCTGTTTCGTTTTTTAATTGAATTTTTAAAACCATACGAGCCTTTGCTGCTTAATTTGAGCAGTATACAATGGAGCTCTATCTTAATTTTTGTTTACTATTGGAAATTTCTTTACAGGGAATTTCCTTTAGCTATAAATAAAAAACGTACTTTATAACATAAAAATATTTTAATGAAAACTCGCGACTATATATTTTACGATTACACCAAGAGTCTATGTCATAAATGTCTGGCACTTGTAGATACAAAAATTGTATTTCAGGACGATAAAGTTTGGATGCTCAAACATTGTAAAACACATGGTGAATCAAAGTCGATGATTGCGGATGATGTAAATTATTATAAACAATTACGTAATTACAACAAGCAGTCTGAAATGCCCTTAAAATTCAATACAAAAGTGCATTACGGATGCCCTTACGACTGCGGATTATGTACAGATCATGAACAGCATTCTTGTCTGACAATTGTAGAAGTTACAGACCGATGTAATTTAGCATGTCCTACTTGCTATGCAAACTCAG contains:
- a CDS encoding prolipoprotein diacylglyceryl transferase family protein; translation: MTFPFQFEIFEKTFYWHFIFETLAFFVGIRMYYFLKKRTQDSISDTNRLVIMIGAMVGALIGSRFIALLENPSQITHQTFLTLYQNKTVAGGFLGGLFGVELIKKAIGEKSSSGDLYVIPIITALFIGRIGCFSMGMAEPTYGIETNFFTGINLGDGLKRHPIALYEMFFMILLFIFFQSIKNKALLNGDRFKIFMILYFLFRFLIEFLKPYEPLLLNLSSIQWSSILIFVYYWKFLYREFPLAINKKRTL
- a CDS encoding TlpA disulfide reductase family protein, with translation MHKFIYINTFLLILNFCSAQNKFGNPEVDPIQIQKNYMEWSVYQNKKIMLSRDFTALDSSSKEISKEAFFDQLANGNFIPIRLKSDNSTYYYKLFKILPKTDTSIKATINQIGFDAYKNYKMEGTVFPKFSFKDLNGNLVTNESMKGKIIVIKCWYIHCTPCIKEFPQVNKLVEEYKDRKDIVFMSLAEDSPEQLKTFLARKPLSYSVVPDMKEYMNESLQLNSFPTHFILNKEGLISKVLPNFESLEVALAKESKL